The following DNA comes from Enterocloster bolteae.
GCTAACTGAGCCGGACCGGAAGCACACACTGGTGGCCTCCATGCTTGTCCCCTGTGGGGACCAAACGCCGGAACAGACCGCATCAATCGCTTAAAATATAAATGGTTGCATTGCATTACTTCTATGCATTGCTTCTATTATATACAATATTGTAAAGTTTTCAAAGGGTTTTTTTCTTTTTTATTTTCTTTATGTTTTTTTCATGCCAAGGACATATTTTCGTCACAATTATTGCTTATTATAATAACAAGTTCACCGAGAGGTGGACGAGGCCTTTGTTTCAAGTGATTACTTGAAATCACAAAGCTTTTTCATACTCATACCGGACGGAGTAATCCGTCCGGCCCCCCTATAACATTTTCTTTTTTTATATACCTACCATTCCCACGCAGGCGATAAGCCATGCAGAAAAAAGCAGAAAAAGAACCGGCACCGTATTTGCGGATGCCGGTTCTTTTTTGCCGTATGTGTCCATGGTCAAAGACCGTCTATACTTTTCCTTATCCGAAGTATAATCAACTCGTAATGCAAAAAAGGAATTTCAAAAAGTATTTCAAAAAGAAAAAGGAGAGTGCATTAATTATGAGAAAGCAGACAAAGTTAGTTGCTGTATTATCAACAGCAGCACTGCTCGCTATTGGTGCATCCATGACTTCTTTCGCAGCTACAGGATGGGCTGAGGAAGACGGTACTTGGGTATATTACAACAGAGACGGCGAGAGAGCAACTGATCAGTGGAAGAAATCCGGTAACAACTGGTACTGGTTAGACAGCGACGGCGAAATGGCTATCGATCAGCTGATTGAAGACGGCGACAACTATTATTATGTAGACATCAACGGTGTTATGGCAGCTAACCAGTGGGTAGCTATCGACAACGAGGATGCAGGACAGGACGATGAACCGGATCATTACTGGTATTATTTCCAGGCCAACGGCAAGGCATTGACTCAGGGCGATAATGACAAGGTTTCCCTGAAAACAGTCAACGGCAAAAAGTATGCTTTTGACGATGAAGGCAGGATGCTGTTCGGCTGGGTAGATGAAGACAGCGCTGAGCGCGTTGACGATACGGACGGCGACGGCTTTAAAGAAGGCACCTACTATTTCGGCGGCGAAGATGACGGCGCAATGACCGTTGGCTGGTTACAGCTCGATGTTACCTATGATGAGGCCACCAACGACGATTATAAGTATACCGCTCCTGTGTTTAATGATGATGAGGACCAGACACGTTGGTTCTACTTCAAGTCCAATGGTAAGAAAATTTATGCTGAAGACGGAGACCGCACAAAGGATAAGACCATCAACGGCAAGAAATATGCCTTTGACGAATACGGCGCAATGGTAGCTGAGTGGTCTCTGGACGAGGAAGATCTGCCTGGCAAGAGCCTTGCCTCCTACTCTGATGCTGTAGAATCCGGCGACGTTAATGCCGGAACAGCCAGCGCTTCCAATATCATAACCGGTAAGGCCTTTAATGCCAAGTACAGCGAGGCATGGAAATACTTCAACAGCGTTGACGACGGCGCCCGCGTAAGCAAGGGCTGGTTCAAGGTAGTTCCTGCTGAATATCTGAACGACGAGAAATACAATGATGATGAGGACTACTGGTACTACGCAGACGGCAGCGGCAATCTGTACGCCGGTGAGTTCAAGACCATCAAAGGCAAGAAGTATGCGTTCCGCAATGACGGCCGTATGATTGACGGACTGAAGTTCATCTATGAAGACAAGGATGCCCAGAGCCTGACTGTATGGGCTGATGACGATGATCCTTACAGATTTGACTCCGAGGACGACTTTGATGATAATGCTCCTCTCTATGAGGCTGCCGGATACTACTGCTACTACTTCGGCGACGGCGATGACGGTGCCATGAGGACTAATAAGAGCACAGTTGAGATTGATGGAGAAAACTTCAACTTCTACTTTGAGAAATCCGGCGGCAAGAAGGGTGCCGGCTTAACAGGCGAGAAGGATGATAAGTTCTATCAGTCAGGCAAGCTGCTGAAGGCTGACAGTGATGATAAGTACTCTGTTGTCCAGAGACAGTTAGTGAAGAAAACAGATGGAACCATAAACAGCGAGCTTGAGGTAGTTACCACTAAAGACAGCACTACCACTGAAGTTTACAATATGCTGGATGATGTTGATGAATTATTGTCCGTAACTAAAGATGCAGGTATTGAAATCTTAACCATTGACGACCTTAATTCATCTGCTTACTCAGGTAAGGCTGATTCTATTCTGAAGGCAGCAAACATTAATAAGGATTTGGAAGACCTGAGAGAGGTTTACATCTTCGGTACCAAGGACGAAAATAGCAACTTTAAGGCATCTGAGCTGAATACCAAGGATTACTTCCTGGTAAATACATCCGGTAAGGTACTTGACAGCAAGGGCAGACATAAAGACGGCAGTGATTACTACTACGCTCTGACCGGCAGCGGTAAGATCGCCGGTATCTATGTAGAGGATTAATCCAAACTGCGGTAAGCTGATGCTGCAGATTAATTAGTAATATAAGGGGGAAGCGTTATGACTGATTTAGTTGATTGTCATAACGCTTTCTTTTATTATCCAAATTCATAATGACAACAGGAGGACTCTATTTTGTTTAAAAAAATTGCAATATTGGGAATGGCCCTGATGTTAGGCCTCTCTTCTTCCACTGCTGCCTTTGCAGACCAGACAGAGACATCAACCACAACTATGGAGAACTGCGGGGCTTTTCTTTTTGAATGGAGGCCCGTGGACTGCGGCGACGGTCATTATTTTGCCATATTAGTAGGCGGAAATACTATAAGTGAAAGTGATGTCATCTTAAACAGAGGATATGATTACCCTTATACCTTTGACTATACGGTTCCGCGTCCATGGGGCGAGGTTCCCCAGTTAGTTAATATAGATGGTATCTGGGGTATCCCTGAAAACTGGGCCATCCTTCCGGAAGGAAGCCAGCCCACACTTCGCATCACGCTTGTTACAAATAATAATATACTCCCCACCAAGGAACGATACATTGATGTAGTCAGCCTGCCGCGGAATATTAATTCCAGGGACCTGCCGGCCGAAGTACGGAAATATTTAATCAATGTGGACGGTTCTGACGCCGGTGCCTATGACGGCACCACCACAGCCGGATGGGAAGAGGAAAACGGTTTATGGCGCTACCGGAAATCAGATAATACCTATGTCTCAAACACATGGCTTAAACTGGATGACAAACAATACTACATGAACGAACAGGGCATCATGCTGGCCGACACCATTACCCCCGACGGCTATTATGTAAATGCAAAGGGCGAGAAAACAGGTTACATACCCGGCTGGCTCCAGGACGGCGCAAGCTGGAAATATGTGAGGAAAAACGGATATTATGCAGCCAATCAATGGATTCAGGACACGGATGGAAAGTGGTACTATTTTGACATGGCGGCTGTCATGCTGGCGGATACCACTACTCCTGACGGCTATTATGTGGATGCCAGCGGTGTATGGGATGGCCAGCCCGCCTCTGCTGTCATAAACGGCGAAAATCCCGGTCCAGGAGTGGACACAGCTGCTCATACTGAAGAATAATCCTGCCTTTTCTACTGCGGCACTGATAAGCGGCAACCGGGGTACCATTTTGGTACTCCTCTGCCGCTTATCATTTTATCCGGAAGTTAGACATTTTCCTTCTATTTGTCTATACTTTTGTGTTTATCGTCTGGTTTTTATGAATAATCTATCGAAATTTGTTCATCAATAGACAAATAAATGAAACTGTATATTTATTTTTGAGGAATCCTGAGCTAATATATTTGTTAAAAAATGAAAGGAGCAAACTTATAATGGAACCCATGGAGTCCCCGAATTTCTTGGAACATGCTGAACTTCTGGATGAAAATACCCCTCATTATCTCAATGCATTTCACAAATATCTAATCCAGCATAACATGTCCCCTAACACAATCACTGCCTATATCTATAGCGTAAGGCACTTTTTTACATACTTTGGACAGCTTAATTCCAATAATGTCAGCCTATACAAAGTATACCTCTTAGACCATTATCAGCCCCAGACAGTCAACATGCGCATCCGCGCTCTGAACTGTTTCTTAAAATTCCAGGGCATCAGTGATTACAGAATACGCGCCCTCCGGCTTCAGCAGAAAAAATATACGGACTACATCATAAGCCAGGCCGATTACGAATACCTGAAGCGCAGACTCCGCGAGGATGAACAATATACCTTCTATTTTATCATACGGTTCATCACTGCTACCGGGGTCCGTGTCAGTGAATTGATCTCTTTTCAAATACAAGATGTCATAAACGGATATAAAGACATCTATTCAAAGGGAAATAAGATGAGACGCGTTTATATCCCCACTGCTCTGCAGGAGGATACACTCCGATGGCTGGAATCTGAATTCAGAAAAAACGGGCCTCTGTTTCTGAGTCACCTCAAACGGGGCATTTCTGTCTCTGGCATCCGCTCTCAGTTAAAAACATTTGCATACCGGTATCACCTTGACCCCAAAGTAGTATATCCCCATTCTTTCCGGCATCGTTTCGCTAAAAATTTTATAGAAAATGGCGGAGATATTGCTTTCCTGTCCAATCTCCTGGGGCATACCAGTATCGAGACTACCCGCATCTATCTGAGGCGGAGCAGTACGGAACAGTCACTTATTGTAAATCAGATTGTAGACTGGTAATGGAATGAAAGGTGTGCTCAGCATGAAAACAAATATGCAGGAAATAAATGGACCGGCCTTTCATGCCTATCTGAAAAAAGCCCAGTCCTCTCCTAATACGATTCGCAGCTGCCTGGCTGCCTACAGACTTTATCATTCCCTGTACAATGACC
Coding sequences within:
- a CDS encoding argininosuccinate lyase, with product MRKQTKLVAVLSTAALLAIGASMTSFAATGWAEEDGTWVYYNRDGERATDQWKKSGNNWYWLDSDGEMAIDQLIEDGDNYYYVDINGVMAANQWVAIDNEDAGQDDEPDHYWYYFQANGKALTQGDNDKVSLKTVNGKKYAFDDEGRMLFGWVDEDSAERVDDTDGDGFKEGTYYFGGEDDGAMTVGWLQLDVTYDEATNDDYKYTAPVFNDDEDQTRWFYFKSNGKKIYAEDGDRTKDKTINGKKYAFDEYGAMVAEWSLDEEDLPGKSLASYSDAVESGDVNAGTASASNIITGKAFNAKYSEAWKYFNSVDDGARVSKGWFKVVPAEYLNDEKYNDDEDYWYYADGSGNLYAGEFKTIKGKKYAFRNDGRMIDGLKFIYEDKDAQSLTVWADDDDPYRFDSEDDFDDNAPLYEAAGYYCYYFGDGDDGAMRTNKSTVEIDGENFNFYFEKSGGKKGAGLTGEKDDKFYQSGKLLKADSDDKYSVVQRQLVKKTDGTINSELEVVTTKDSTTTEVYNMLDDVDELLSVTKDAGIEILTIDDLNSSAYSGKADSILKAANINKDLEDLREVYIFGTKDENSNFKASELNTKDYFLVNTSGKVLDSKGRHKDGSDYYYALTGSGKIAGIYVED
- a CDS encoding tyrosine-type recombinase/integrase, encoding MEPMESPNFLEHAELLDENTPHYLNAFHKYLIQHNMSPNTITAYIYSVRHFFTYFGQLNSNNVSLYKVYLLDHYQPQTVNMRIRALNCFLKFQGISDYRIRALRLQQKKYTDYIISQADYEYLKRRLREDEQYTFYFIIRFITATGVRVSELISFQIQDVINGYKDIYSKGNKMRRVYIPTALQEDTLRWLESEFRKNGPLFLSHLKRGISVSGIRSQLKTFAYRYHLDPKVVYPHSFRHRFAKNFIENGGDIAFLSNLLGHTSIETTRIYLRRSSTEQSLIVNQIVDW